One genomic window of Mesoplodon densirostris isolate mMesDen1 chromosome 14, mMesDen1 primary haplotype, whole genome shotgun sequence includes the following:
- the LOC132501529 gene encoding Golgi phosphoprotein 3-like, whose protein sequence is MTSLTQRSSGLVQRRTEASRNAADKERAAGGGGGNGEDDAQSRHDEQDEDDKGDSKETRLTLMEEVLLLGLKDREGYTSFWNDCISSGLRGCMLIELALRGRLQLEACGMRRKSLLTRKVICKSDAPTGDVLLDEALKHVKETQPPETVQNWIELLSGETWNPLKLHYQLRNVRERLAENLVEKGVLTTEKQNFLLFDMTTHPLTNNNIKQRLIKKVQEAVLDKWVNDPHRMDKRLLALIYLAHASDVLDNAFAPLLDEQYDLATKRVRQLLDLDPEVECLKASTNEVLWAVVAAFTK, encoded by the coding sequence ATGACCTCGCTGACCCAGCGCAGCTCGGGGCTGGTGCAGCGGCGCACCGAGGCCTCCCGCAACGCCGCCGACAAGGAGCGGGcggctggcggcggcggcggcaacGGCGAGGACGACGCGCAGAGCCGCCACGACGAGCAGGACGAAGACGACAAGGGCGACTCAAAGGAAACGCGGCTGACCCTGATGGAGGAGGTGCTCCTTCTGGGCCTCAAGGACCGAGAGGGTTACACATCATTTTGGAATGACTGTATATCATCTGGATTACGTGGCTGTATGTTAATTGAATTAGCGTTGAGAGGAAGGTTACAGCTAGAGGCTTGTGGAATGAGACGTAAAAGTCTGTTAACAAGAAAGGTGATTTGTAAGTCAGATGCTCCAACAGGGGATGTTCTTCTTGATGAAGCTCTAAAGCACGTTAAGGAGACTCAGCCTCCAGAAACGGTCCAGAACTGGATTGAATTACTTAGTGGTGAGACATGGAATCCGTTAAAATTGCATTATCAGTTAAGAAACGTGCGGGAACGATTAGCTGAAAACCTGGTAGAAAAGGGCGTGTTGACAACGGAGAAACAGAACTTCCTTCTTTTTGACATGACGACACATCCCCTCACCAATAACAACATAAAGCAGCGCCTCATCAAGAAGGTGCAGGAAGCCGTTCTCGACAAATGGGTGAACGACCCTCACCGCATGGACAAGCGCCTGCTGGCCCTCATCTACCTGGCCCACGCCTCGGACGTCCTGGACAACGCGTTCGCGCCCCTCCTGGACGAGCAGTACGATCTAGCCACCAAGCGGGTGCGGCAGCTCCTGGACTTAGACCCTGAGGTGGAGTGTCTGAAGGCCAGCACCAACGAGGTGCTGTGGGCGGTGGTGGCCGCCTTCACCAAGTGA